Proteins encoded together in one Lathamus discolor isolate bLatDis1 chromosome 3, bLatDis1.hap1, whole genome shotgun sequence window:
- the DIRAS3 gene encoding GTP-binding protein Di-Ras3, producing MPEQSNDYRVVVFGAAGVGKSSLVLRFVRGTFREIYVPTIEDTYRQVISCDKSICTLQITDTTGSHQFPAMQRLSISKGHAFILVYSVTSRQSMEDLQPIFEQICQIKGDIQKIPIMLVGNKSDETQRELDASEGQALASKWKCSFMETSAKMNYNVQELFQELLNLEKRRTISLQVDGKKSKQQKKKDKLQGKCSVM from the coding sequence ATGCCTGAACAAAGCAACGATTACAGGGTGGTTGTGTTTGGAGCAGCAGGGGTTGGCAAAAGCTCCCTGGTCCTTCGCTTTGTAAGGGGAACTTTCAGGGAAATCTATGTCCCCACGATCGAAGACACGTACCGGCAGGTCATCAGCTGCGACAAGAGCATCTGCACCCTTCAGATCACAGACACCACGGGAAGCCATCAGTTCCCTGCCATGCAGAGGCTCTCCATATCCAAAGGGCATGCTTTCATCTTGGTGTACTCCGTCACCAGCAGGCAGTCCATGGAAGATCTCCAGCCCATCTTTGAACAGATCTGTCAGATTAAAGGGGACATCCAAaaaatccctataatgctggtGGGGAACAAAAGCGATGAGACCCAGAGGGAGCTGGATGCTAGCGAGGGGCAAGCGTTAGCCAGCAAGTGGAAGTGCTCCTTTATGGAGACATCAGCCAAAATGAACTACAACGtgcaggagctcttccaggagcTCTTGaatctggagaagaggagaacTATCAGTCTCCAGGTGGATGGAAAGAAGTCCAAGcagcagaagaagaaagataaaCTGCAAGGCAAGTGCTCTGTTATGTGA